A single region of the Musa acuminata AAA Group cultivar baxijiao unplaced genomic scaffold, Cavendish_Baxijiao_AAA HiC_scaffold_117, whole genome shotgun sequence genome encodes:
- the LOC135655598 gene encoding probable metal-nicotianamine transporter YSL9, translating into MICSHIVNLSLLLGAVVSWGIMWPLISELRGEWYSSSLPESSMSGLQGYKVFLSIALIVGDGLYNFLKILAFTARNMHARATRRMIKNEADQDNPILNDLQRNEVYIEESIPVWLAYSGYVLFTVVSIVVIPFMFPEVKWYYVVIAYMLAPALGFCNAYGAGLTDMNMAYNYGKVSLFILAAWAGKDSGVVAGLVGCGLIKSVVSISADLMHDFKTGHLTVTSPRSMLLSQAIGTAMGCIIAPLTFFLFYNIFDVGNPNGNWKAPYALIYRNMAILSVEGFSALPHHCLQLCYGFFGFAVVANMMRDTLPAKYSGWVPLPVAMAVPFLVGASFTIDMCVGSLIVFTWHKLNRKKAALMVPAVASGFICGDGLWMLPSSLLALAKVDPPICVKFVAIE; encoded by the exons ATGATTTGTTCCCATATTGTGAATCTTTCTCTCCTTCTTGGAGCAGTGGTTTCATGGGGAATAATGTGGCCACTAATAAGTGAACTTAGAGGAGAGTGGTACTCTAGTAGCTTACCCGAAAGTAGTATGAGTGGTTTGCAAGGTTACAAG GTCTTCCTTTCAATTGCACTAATTGTTGGAGATGGACTCTACAATTTCCTAAAAATTTTAGCTTTTACTGCCAGAAACATGCATGCTAGAGCAACACGCAGAATGATAAAAAATG AGGCAGATCAGGATAATCCAATCCTTAATGATCTCCAACGTAACGAGGTATATATAGAAGAGAGCATACCAGTGTGGTTAGCCTACTCTGGGTATGTACTGTTCACTGTGGTTTCCATTGTTGTTATTCCTTTCATGTTCCCTGAGGTGAAGTGGTACTATGTGGTCATAGCTTACATGCTTGCTCCAGCTCTTGGTTTCTGCAATGCTTATGGTGCTGGCCTAACAGACATGAATATGGCTTACAACTACGGAAAAGTGTCTCTCTTTATATTGGCAGCTTGGGCTGGGAAAGACTCCGGTGTAGTTGCTGGACTTGTGGGCTGTGGCCTAATTAAGTCCGTCGTTTCCATTTCTGCTGATCTGATGCACGACTTTAAGACGGGTCATCTCACTGTGACATCCCCAAGATCGATGCTTCTTAGTCAGGCCATTGGAACTGCCATGGGCTGCATTATTGCCCCTTTAACCTTCTTTCTCTTCTACAATATCTTCGATGTGGGGAATCCAAATGGAAATTGGAAGGCTCCATATGCTCTGAtatatagaaacatggcaattctCAGTGTTGAGGGCTTCTCAGCACTCCCTCATCATTGTTTGCAGCTTTGTTATGGTTTCTTTGGGTTTGCAGTGGTCGCCAACATGATGAGGGATACTTTGCCAGCTAAGTACAGTGGTTGGGTTCCCCTACCAGTGGCCATGGCAGTGCCATTTCTAGTTGGAGCTAGCTTCACAATCGACATGTGTGTTGGGAGCTTGATAGTGTTTACCTGGCACAAGTTAAACAGAAAAAAAGCTGCTCTAATGGTGCCTGCTGTTGCCTCTGGTTTTATCTGTGGGGACGGGTTGTGGATGTTGCCTTCATCGTTGTTAGCCTTGGCTAAGGTCGATCCTCCTATCTGCGTGAAATTTGTGGCCATAGAATAG